A window from Zingiber officinale cultivar Zhangliang chromosome 7A, Zo_v1.1, whole genome shotgun sequence encodes these proteins:
- the LOC122002734 gene encoding heparanase-like protein 3 has product MGGGLLSQLLGFCFWGFLWLAGPVAVFSGGPGTLGSDYASVAVDTTAVIAVTDKDFVCATLDWWPPDKCDYGTCSWGFASLLNLNLSNPVLLNAVKAFSPLKLRLGGSLQDKVIYDSGDPKQPCTPFSKNTSEMFGFTQGCLPLPRWDELNEFFNKAGAVIIFGLNALNGRIPQSDGSLVGPWNYSNAASFIHYTVDKGYAIHGWELGNEISGSGVGTRIGADQYAEDVINLKSIINDIYHGYQSKPLVLAPGGFFDFNWFGEIISKTKPDFLDVITHHIYNLGPGVDQHLVEKILDPSYLDGEASTFSDLQRILGGGGTSTTAWVGEAGGAYNSGHHLVTDSFVFSFWYLDQLGMSAKYDTKTYCRQSLIGGNYGLLNTTTYHPNPDYYSALLWHRLMGRRVLSTKFTGTNMIRAYAHCARDTRGITLVFINLSGNSTTQVFVTSQTSYSTPIKLRRHKKHRTRIYHLPRLGKTSEFTREEYHLTSKGGDIHSQTMLLNGNILSVDSNGNIPELEPVKVDATEPIRIEPFSIVFVHIAYIQAQACRW; this is encoded by the exons ATGGGCGGCGGTCTTCTTTCTCAGCTGCTCGGGTTCTGTTTCTGGGGATTTTTATGGCTGGCAGGACCGGTCGCCGTTTTCTCCGGCGGACCAGGAACTCTCGGTTCCGACTACGCCTCCGTGGCGGTGGACACCACGGCCGTCATTGCGGTGACCGACAAGGATTTTGTGTGCGCTACGCTGGATTGGTGGCCGCCTGACAAGTGCGATTATGGGACATGTAGTTGGGGCTTCGCTTCCCTCCTTAACCTG AATCTTTCCAACCCTGTCTTGCTGAATGCTGTCAAAG CATTCTCTCCGCTGAAACTTCGTCTAGGAGGCTCCTTGCAAGACAAGGTCATATATGACTCAGGGGATCCAAAACAACCTTGCACTCCATTCAGCAAGAACACTTCTGAGATGTTTGGTTTTACTCAAGGTTGCTTACCGCTGCCTAGATGGGATGAACTCAATGAGTTCTTCAACAAGGCTGG GGCTGTCATCATCTTTGGTTTGAATGCTCTTAACGGAAGAATACCTCAGAGTGATGGTTCTCTAGTTGGACCATGGAACTACAGCAATGCTGCTTCTTTTATTCATTATACTGTCGACAAGGGTTATGCCATCCATGGATGGGAGCTTG GAAACGAAATAAGTGGATCTGGAGTTGGAACGAGAATTGGAGCGGACCAGTATGCTGAAGATGTCATCAACCTCAAATCCATCATTAATGACATCTACCATGGCTACCAAAGCAAACCATTGGTACTGGCACCAGGGGGCTTCTTTGATTTCAATTGGTTCGGTGAAATCATCAGCAAGACAAAACCTGACTTTCTGGATGTAATCACTCACCACATCTATAATCTTGGTCCAG GAGTGGACCAGCATTTGGTTGAGAAAATTCTCGACCCCTCTTACCTGGATGGCGAGGCCAGCACATTTAGCGACCTGCAAAGGATCCTCGGTGGTGGAGGGACTTCCACTACTGCTTGGGTCGGTGAAGCTGGAGGCGCTTACAACAGCGGTCACCATCTAGTGACTGATTCTTTTGTTTTCAGCTTCTG GTACTTGGATCAACTGGGCATGTCAGCTAAATACGACACCAAGACTTATTGCAGGCAATCATTGATCGGAGGAAACTATGGCCTACTAAACACCACCACCTACCACCCAAATCCTGATTACTACAG CGCACTGTTGTGGCATCGGTTGATGGGTAGACGAGTTTTATCAACAAAATTCACTGGCACAAACATGATAAGGGCATATGCACACTGTGCTAGAGATACG CGAGGAATCACACTAGTTTTCATCAATCTCAGTGGCAACTCTACAACACAAGTGTTCGTCACCAGCCAGACATCTTACTCAACGCCTATAAAACTTCGTCGTCATAAAAAGCACAGAACAAGAATCTACCACTTGCCAAGGCTAGGGAAGACTTCAGAATTCACCAGGGAAGAGTACCACTTAACATCGAAGGGCGGGGATATTCACAGCCAGACAATGCTGCTGAATGGCAATATCTTGTCCGTGGACTCGAATGGAAATATTCCGGAGCTTGAACCTGTTAAAGTTGATGCAACAGAGCCAATTAGAATTGAACCattttccattgtctttgtccACATTGCTTACATTCAGGCTCAAGCTTGTAGGTGGTAG
- the LOC122000531 gene encoding polyamine oxidase 5-like yields MFQLRKMVPDATDPIQHLVSPWGTDPDSLGAYSCDLIGKPTDQYESPCDPVDNQYFAGEAASADHSRSVTARDEGGLTEAMVPLQISRM; encoded by the exons ATGTTTCAGTTGAGGAAGATGGTACCAGACGCAACAGATCCG ATTCAACATTTGGTTTCGCCTTGGGGCACTGATCCAGATTCTCTTGGGGCCTATTCTTGCGATTTAATTGGAAAACCTACCGATCAATATGAGAGCCCCTGTGATCCTGTTGACAATCAGTACTTTGCCGGTGAAGCTGCAAGCGCTGATCACTCTAG ATCTGTTACAGCTCGTGATGAGGGAGGATTGACAGAAGCCATGGTTCCTCTTCAAATTTCTAGGATGTAA